Proteins from a single region of Acidimicrobiia bacterium:
- a CDS encoding TetR/AcrR family transcriptional regulator, which produces MSTRLPAEQRRRQLLDVACVEFAERGFHATSMDDVAAAAGVTKPVLYQHFPSKRALFVELLVDVGHQLRRELAVATAAAHTGRERVEEGFAAYFRFVTGNEAAFRVLFGASARNDPEFTEIVERVLDESADAISQLIEIEGTTEHRRVLAHALIGIAEATSRDALTDNGSDPVLLARWVSELVWFGLRGVRAEEPAARP; this is translated from the coding sequence GTGTCCACCCGTCTCCCGGCAGAACAGCGTCGACGCCAGCTCCTGGATGTTGCGTGCGTGGAGTTTGCCGAGCGCGGCTTTCACGCGACATCCATGGACGACGTCGCGGCCGCGGCCGGCGTGACGAAGCCCGTGCTGTATCAGCATTTCCCGTCCAAGCGGGCGCTCTTCGTCGAGCTCCTCGTGGACGTCGGCCACCAGCTGCGGCGCGAGCTCGCCGTGGCAACCGCCGCCGCGCACACTGGTCGCGAACGGGTCGAGGAGGGCTTCGCCGCGTACTTTCGCTTTGTGACCGGCAATGAAGCCGCGTTCCGCGTGCTGTTTGGCGCGTCAGCCAGGAACGACCCGGAGTTCACGGAGATCGTGGAGCGGGTGCTCGATGAGTCCGCCGACGCGATCAGTCAGCTCATCGAGATCGAGGGCACAACCGAGCACCGCCGTGTCCTCGCTCACGCCTTGATCGGGATCGCCGAGGCGACCAGTCGCGACGCGCTCACCGACAACGGATCCGATCCAGTTCTCCTCGCGCGCTGGGTCAGCGAGCTGGTCTGGTTCGGTTTGCGCGGCGTTCGCGCCGAGGAGCCGGCTGCCCGACCCTGA
- a CDS encoding enoyl-CoA hydratase/isomerase family protein, whose amino-acid sequence MTDRLHLSIDGLIATITNDNPDKHNAFDDEMDLRLFDILGEIKEHPEVRAVIWRGEGKSFSSGRDVGSIGNLTVELSHHELMRRGHRGIQQLWELDAPVIVACKGWVMGGSFQRALLCDLRIASEDAKFRLPETTYGVIPDTGGVAVLYEMCGHGVVSDMVLTGRVLTADEALAHGIVSRVVPAAELDAVTREIAEQIAAAPAVTIKMAREVIRHLAVPQIRTSMADEMIYQTFINKSDDVAEMRAARDEDRAPGYTGS is encoded by the coding sequence GTGACCGACCGCCTCCATCTGAGCATCGACGGGCTGATCGCGACGATCACGAACGACAACCCCGACAAGCACAACGCCTTCGACGACGAGATGGATCTGAGGCTCTTCGACATCCTCGGGGAGATCAAAGAGCACCCAGAGGTGCGCGCCGTTATCTGGCGAGGTGAAGGAAAGTCGTTCTCCTCAGGCCGCGACGTGGGCTCGATCGGCAACCTCACGGTCGAGCTCTCGCACCACGAGCTCATGCGCCGCGGTCACCGGGGCATCCAACAGCTCTGGGAACTCGACGCGCCGGTGATCGTGGCCTGCAAGGGCTGGGTGATGGGTGGCTCGTTCCAGCGCGCGCTGCTCTGCGACCTTCGCATCGCCTCGGAAGATGCCAAGTTCCGGCTGCCCGAGACGACCTACGGCGTCATCCCCGACACAGGTGGCGTCGCGGTGCTGTACGAGATGTGCGGTCATGGCGTGGTGAGCGACATGGTCCTCACCGGTCGGGTCCTCACCGCCGACGAAGCGCTTGCGCACGGCATCGTCAGCCGCGTCGTCCCCGCGGCGGAGCTCGATGCAGTGACGCGCGAGATCGCGGAGCAGATCGCTGCGGCACCTGCGGTCACGATCAAGATGGCTCGCGAGGTGATCCGGCACCTCGCAGTGCCACAGATCCGAACGTCGATGGCCGACGAGATGATCTACCAGACCTTCATCAACAAGAGTGACGACGTCGCCGAGATGCGCGCGGCCCGCGATGAGGACCGTGCGCCCGGGTACACGGGGAGCTGA
- a CDS encoding aldo/keto reductase: MRYRRFGESELEVSEIGFGTWTLASDWWGKVDDQQGMLHAALDAGITFIDTAPVYGSDGVGETLLADVLKSHRNELVLTTKCGYDIDAARKFPGQSERPHDWQPESIRRQLEDSLRRLGTDYIDLYQLHNARIEPILEDSLWEELERMVSEGKVRARGVALGPAIGWVEEGLTSVRNRPIATLQTVFNVLEQEPGLTFAADPNVAEGRVSLISRVPHASDTLSGKVTPDTEFAKDDHRSHRNRDNMLDNFEKAETIAFLWQETGRTIGQAAIAGILANPAFATVLPTCVTPDEVREYAAASDLPLAADESAALHDLWTRNFDHADRYEMPLKSSA; encoded by the coding sequence ATGCGCTACCGCCGCTTCGGTGAGTCGGAGCTCGAGGTCTCCGAGATCGGGTTCGGCACGTGGACACTCGCGAGCGACTGGTGGGGCAAGGTCGACGACCAGCAAGGCATGCTCCACGCCGCTCTTGACGCCGGTATCACCTTCATCGACACAGCGCCGGTATACGGATCCGACGGCGTGGGCGAGACGTTGCTCGCCGACGTTCTGAAATCACATCGCAACGAGCTCGTGCTCACCACGAAGTGCGGCTACGACATCGACGCGGCTCGAAAGTTCCCCGGACAGTCCGAACGACCGCATGACTGGCAGCCGGAATCGATTCGCCGTCAGCTCGAGGACTCACTTCGACGCCTCGGAACCGACTACATCGACCTGTACCAGCTCCACAACGCGCGCATCGAGCCGATCCTCGAAGACTCACTCTGGGAAGAGCTCGAACGCATGGTCTCGGAGGGCAAGGTGCGGGCACGGGGCGTGGCGCTCGGTCCCGCGATCGGCTGGGTCGAAGAGGGCCTGACTTCGGTTCGGAACCGGCCGATTGCGACGCTCCAGACCGTGTTCAACGTGCTGGAGCAGGAACCTGGCCTGACGTTTGCGGCAGATCCCAACGTGGCCGAAGGTCGCGTTTCGCTCATCTCTCGCGTGCCGCACGCGTCCGACACGTTGTCGGGCAAGGTCACACCCGATACCGAGTTCGCCAAGGACGACCATCGTTCGCACCGCAACCGCGACAACATGCTCGACAACTTCGAGAAAGCCGAGACGATCGCATTCTTGTGGCAGGAAACCGGCCGCACGATCGGGCAAGCCGCGATCGCAGGGATCTTGGCGAATCCCGCGTTCGCAACCGTGCTCCCCACGTGCGTGACCCCGGACGAAGTACGGGAGTACGCGGCGGCATCGGACCTCCCGCTCGCGGCCGACGAAAGCGCTGCGCTCCACGATCTCTGGACGCGCAACTTCGACCACGCTGACCGCTACGAGATGCCCCTCAAGTCGAGCGCTTGA
- a CDS encoding Gfo/Idh/MocA family oxidoreductase, with amino-acid sequence MDRVRLGLVGIGNIAPLNAQGYLDHPDCDVVALCEPREEKALRVAAEWDVPKVYTSLDALLGDDEIDAVEILTPTHMHRDHVVAAARAGKHISCQKPIANSVTEAREMIAAADDAGVVFRVSECALHYPPLMKARELIAEGAIGTPNMIRVKTLVGGKTNSKFGDTLEVEGYIWRFNELSPGGHLFDDVWHKYAAALWLAGENVRSVQAVVRQGPLFFEAPTAALWEYERDDLLGLMEVTYAPNMFLRSEFFGADEFFEIQGSDGFIWVTRYTGQMLDLPPVMLYRADGTTTSFGDIDASWTSSMAGASKHFVDSLLAGTQPDMDGELAIQTLQLAFAVYQASNERRPVDPSTIETAVSPPWWPIYPSKA; translated from the coding sequence ATGGATCGAGTCCGGCTCGGATTGGTGGGAATCGGCAACATCGCGCCGCTCAACGCACAGGGTTACCTCGACCATCCTGACTGCGACGTGGTCGCGCTCTGCGAACCGCGCGAGGAAAAGGCGCTTCGTGTGGCCGCGGAGTGGGACGTTCCGAAGGTCTACACGAGCCTCGACGCGCTGTTGGGCGACGACGAGATCGACGCCGTCGAGATCCTCACGCCCACGCACATGCATCGCGACCACGTCGTGGCCGCGGCAAGAGCCGGTAAGCACATCTCGTGTCAGAAGCCCATCGCGAACTCGGTCACCGAGGCACGCGAGATGATCGCCGCGGCCGACGACGCCGGCGTCGTGTTCCGAGTCAGCGAGTGCGCTTTGCACTACCCACCACTGATGAAGGCGCGCGAACTCATTGCCGAAGGCGCGATCGGCACACCCAACATGATCAGGGTCAAGACCCTCGTCGGCGGCAAGACCAACTCGAAGTTTGGGGACACGCTCGAGGTCGAGGGCTACATCTGGCGGTTCAACGAGCTGAGCCCCGGCGGACACCTGTTCGACGACGTGTGGCACAAGTACGCAGCAGCGCTCTGGCTCGCCGGCGAGAACGTGCGCAGCGTGCAGGCCGTCGTGCGCCAAGGGCCGCTTTTCTTCGAAGCGCCGACCGCCGCACTCTGGGAGTACGAACGCGACGACCTCCTCGGTCTCATGGAGGTCACGTACGCGCCGAACATGTTCCTGCGCAGCGAGTTCTTCGGCGCCGACGAGTTCTTCGAGATCCAGGGCTCGGACGGCTTCATCTGGGTGACTCGCTACACCGGCCAGATGCTCGACCTCCCGCCGGTGATGCTCTATCGGGCTGACGGCACGACCACGTCGTTCGGTGACATCGATGCAAGTTGGACCAGCAGCATGGCTGGCGCGTCAAAGCACTTCGTCGACTCGTTGCTTGCCGGGACGCAGCCCGACATGGACGGCGAGCTCGCCATCCAGACGCTCCAGCTCGCATTCGCCGTCTATCAAGCCTCGAATGAGCGACGTCCAGTTGATCCGAGCACGATCGAGACCGCGGTGTCGCCGCCGTGGTGGCCGATCTACCCGTCGAAGGCCTGA
- a CDS encoding LLM class flavin-dependent oxidoreductase, which produces MTPFARGSVSLRLYPHNELPASAIVEELRAQAALASEHGFDGVMTSEHHAGFHGYLPNPLQAAGWCLEAMATGWAAPSPLLLPLRPPALVAEEVSWLAARFPGRVGIGVASGALQDDFEVMGLTMHRLAERFTDGLEALVGMLSGSNPGALADDPAIKACAEHPIPVISAAMGFTAVRRAAALDVGILFDSLSLAERCRELTDAYREAGGGGPVIMIRRAWLGEPPQEKVDQQLDVYRGYSSRAAQLHWGGNELIGSTDPAAVASGLADVAGRAGADALNLRVHVPGVSTEVVREQIAVLGDAVLPPLRSALAS; this is translated from the coding sequence ATGACGCCGTTCGCGCGGGGCTCGGTGTCGCTCCGCCTGTATCCGCACAACGAGCTGCCCGCGTCGGCGATCGTCGAGGAGCTGCGCGCGCAAGCCGCGCTCGCATCCGAGCACGGCTTCGACGGGGTGATGACGAGCGAGCACCACGCGGGCTTCCATGGCTATCTCCCGAACCCGCTCCAGGCCGCGGGATGGTGTCTCGAGGCGATGGCGACGGGCTGGGCCGCGCCGTCACCGCTGCTCCTCCCGCTGCGGCCGCCCGCGCTGGTCGCAGAAGAAGTCTCATGGTTGGCGGCGCGCTTTCCGGGCCGCGTCGGCATCGGTGTCGCGTCAGGCGCGTTGCAGGATGACTTCGAGGTCATGGGACTCACGATGCACCGACTCGCCGAGCGCTTCACCGACGGGCTCGAGGCCCTCGTCGGCATGTTGTCAGGAAGCAACCCGGGTGCGCTGGCCGACGACCCGGCGATCAAGGCCTGCGCCGAACATCCGATCCCGGTCATCAGCGCGGCCATGGGCTTCACCGCGGTGCGACGCGCCGCCGCGCTCGACGTCGGGATCCTGTTCGACTCGCTGTCGCTCGCGGAGCGGTGCCGGGAGCTCACCGACGCCTACCGCGAAGCTGGCGGCGGCGGTCCGGTGATCATGATCCGGCGGGCCTGGCTCGGTGAGCCGCCGCAGGAGAAGGTGGACCAGCAGCTCGATGTGTACCGCGGGTACTCGTCACGCGCCGCGCAGCTGCACTGGGGAGGGAACGAGCTGATCGGCTCGACGGATCCTGCGGCAGTCGCCAGCGGTCTTGCGGACGTTGCTGGCCGTGCTGGCGCCGATGCGTTGAACCTCCGGGTGCACGTGCCGGGCGTCTCAACCGAAGTGGTCCGTGAGCAGATCGCCGTGCTCGGTGACGCCGTGCTTCCCCCGCTGCGCTCCGCGCTCGCGTCGTAG
- a CDS encoding NAD-dependent dehydratase yields MAKRALVVGGTGPTGMPIVRGLVQRGYDVTILHRGEHERDETPAAVDHLHFDPYDDASLTEGLGQLTFDVVVAMYGRLRSVARLLAGRTGQFVSVGGVPAYRGWMNPWLHNPAGLPVPVAEDAPTVGEPGEDEKGFRIVRTEDAVFEQHPNAAHFRYPYVYGPYQLVPREWCIVRRILDGRDSIVVADDGLTLHHHGYTENLAHAVLLAIGAPDAAAGLVFNVGDEEVLTVRQVIELVAVALGHRFDIVSMPFDLAVPARPLLAQPLPTHRVLDLTRVRSVLGYRDVMPAREAIARTARWLADHPPTPGGIEEQVLTDPFDYDAEDRLVDAWCRARTEIGAAAHFDPEPGYGLAYSGPGGRPRSNPEFDA; encoded by the coding sequence ATGGCTAAACGCGCGCTCGTCGTCGGCGGGACCGGCCCGACCGGCATGCCGATCGTTCGCGGGTTGGTGCAGCGGGGCTACGACGTCACGATCCTGCATCGCGGTGAGCACGAGCGTGATGAGACACCCGCTGCCGTCGACCACCTCCACTTCGATCCATACGACGACGCGTCGCTCACCGAAGGGCTCGGCCAGCTGACGTTCGATGTGGTCGTCGCGATGTACGGACGACTGCGCTCGGTCGCTCGACTCCTGGCCGGACGCACCGGGCAGTTCGTGTCGGTCGGCGGCGTGCCTGCGTACCGGGGCTGGATGAACCCGTGGCTGCACAACCCGGCTGGGTTGCCCGTGCCGGTAGCCGAGGACGCGCCGACCGTCGGAGAGCCGGGTGAGGATGAGAAGGGCTTTCGCATCGTTCGCACCGAGGACGCAGTGTTCGAGCAGCACCCGAACGCGGCGCACTTCCGCTACCCGTACGTGTACGGCCCGTACCAGCTCGTACCCCGCGAGTGGTGCATCGTGCGACGCATCCTCGACGGACGCGATTCCATCGTGGTTGCCGACGACGGACTCACGCTCCATCACCACGGCTACACGGAGAACCTCGCGCACGCGGTGCTCCTCGCAATCGGCGCACCCGACGCGGCCGCTGGCCTGGTCTTCAACGTCGGCGACGAGGAAGTGCTGACCGTGCGACAAGTGATCGAGCTCGTCGCGGTGGCACTCGGTCACCGGTTCGACATCGTGTCGATGCCGTTCGACCTCGCGGTGCCTGCCCGCCCACTCCTCGCGCAGCCGCTGCCCACACACCGCGTGCTCGACCTCACCCGGGTGCGCAGCGTGCTCGGCTACCGCGACGTCATGCCCGCTCGAGAGGCCATCGCTCGCACGGCGCGCTGGCTCGCCGACCACCCACCCACGCCCGGCGGGATAGAGGAGCAGGTGCTCACCGACCCCTTCGACTACGACGCCGAGGACCGACTTGTCGACGCTTGGTGCCGAGCTCGCACCGAGATCGGAGCTGCCGCCCACTTCGACCCGGAGCCCGGCTACGGGCTCGCGTACAGCGGGCCCGGAGGTCGACCGCGATCGAACCCGGAGTTCGACGCATGA
- a CDS encoding enoyl-CoA hydratase-related protein: MGYEDIRFEVSDGVAVITLDRPAVRNAFTGRMGTELGDAYRRCDADDDVRAVVLTGTPPAFCAGADMSSGADTFTGGVARDVQSADFSAAGVDPPAFAIRKPVIAAVNGHAIGIGLTLALQCDLRFIAADGKYGIVQARRGMLGDAYSHWTLPRIAGLANAADILLTGRMFDGHEAHAMGLASRCLPADEVLPTALEVANDIAVNAAPVSVAMSKRLLWDALGRTPQEVERLESALHLHLMDGPDVREGPVAFLEGRAPNWRQRVSTDFPAWPQI, from the coding sequence GTGGGTTACGAGGACATTCGCTTCGAGGTGAGCGACGGCGTGGCGGTGATCACGCTCGATCGGCCCGCGGTCCGTAACGCCTTCACCGGGCGCATGGGCACGGAGCTCGGCGACGCCTATCGCCGGTGCGATGCCGATGACGACGTGCGCGCGGTCGTGCTCACCGGCACGCCGCCTGCGTTCTGCGCCGGGGCCGATATGTCAAGCGGCGCCGACACCTTCACCGGCGGGGTCGCCCGAGATGTGCAGAGCGCCGACTTCAGTGCGGCCGGCGTCGACCCGCCGGCATTCGCGATCCGCAAGCCGGTGATCGCCGCGGTGAACGGCCACGCCATCGGCATCGGCCTCACGTTGGCACTGCAGTGCGATCTCCGGTTCATCGCCGCAGACGGGAAGTACGGCATCGTGCAGGCACGGCGCGGGATGCTCGGTGACGCGTACTCGCACTGGACGCTGCCGCGCATCGCCGGCCTTGCGAACGCCGCTGACATCCTGCTGACGGGACGCATGTTCGACGGGCACGAAGCACACGCGATGGGCCTCGCCAGTCGCTGCCTGCCAGCAGACGAGGTGCTGCCGACGGCGTTGGAGGTCGCGAACGACATCGCGGTCAACGCGGCACCCGTCTCGGTCGCCATGAGCAAGCGACTGCTGTGGGACGCGCTCGGGCGGACCCCGCAAGAGGTGGAACGGCTCGAGAGCGCGCTGCACCTGCATCTCATGGACGGGCCCGACGTGCGCGAAGGACCGGTGGCGTTCCTGGAAGGACGAGCGCCGAACTGGCGTCAGCGCGTGTCGACCGACTTCCCCGCCTGGCCGCAGATCTGA
- a CDS encoding SDR family oxidoreductase → MTDPIGLPAPPPVGETALKPGTFDGACVFVTGGGTGLGKAIASEFARLGASIVIASRKDEHLDAGRVAIEALGTKVATVICDIRDAESVTAAFDAAESAFDLPGVLINNAAANFPVPAEDMSPNAWRTVVDITLNGTFFCAREFARRHLVAGTPGSIINVGASYAWTGGPGFVHSAAAKAGVKNLTESLAVEWGPYGIQVNGLVPGLFPHEDMTADIKGNLERTSDKDACQPAMRVGQRQELGWAATFLASPYGRFISGHTLVVDGANWQRRSLTNPEVVTVREQMGKGPFAADG, encoded by the coding sequence ATGACCGATCCCATCGGATTGCCCGCACCACCGCCAGTTGGCGAGACCGCACTGAAGCCCGGCACGTTCGACGGCGCCTGCGTGTTCGTGACCGGCGGCGGCACCGGGTTGGGCAAAGCGATCGCCTCGGAGTTCGCCCGGTTGGGCGCGTCGATCGTCATCGCGAGCCGGAAGGACGAGCACCTCGATGCTGGACGGGTCGCGATCGAGGCGCTCGGAACGAAGGTGGCCACCGTGATCTGCGACATCCGTGACGCCGAGAGCGTCACCGCCGCATTCGACGCGGCCGAGAGCGCCTTCGACCTCCCAGGCGTGCTGATCAACAACGCCGCGGCCAACTTCCCGGTGCCGGCGGAGGACATGTCGCCGAACGCGTGGCGGACGGTGGTGGACATCACGCTGAACGGCACGTTCTTCTGTGCCAGAGAGTTCGCGCGTCGTCATCTCGTCGCGGGGACGCCGGGATCGATCATCAACGTGGGTGCGTCGTACGCGTGGACGGGCGGCCCCGGGTTCGTGCACTCGGCCGCAGCCAAGGCGGGCGTGAAGAACCTCACGGAGTCGTTGGCAGTCGAATGGGGCCCGTACGGCATCCAGGTGAACGGGCTCGTCCCAGGACTCTTCCCGCACGAGGACATGACCGCCGACATCAAGGGCAACCTCGAGCGCACGAGCGACAAGGACGCATGCCAGCCCGCGATGCGAGTCGGCCAGCGTCAAGAGCTCGGATGGGCGGCAACGTTTCTGGCCTCGCCCTACGGCCGTTTCATCTCGGGTCACACGCTGGTGGTCGACGGGGCCAACTGGCAGCGGCGCAGCCTCACGAACCCGGAGGTCGTCACCGTGCGCGAGCAGATGGGCAAGGGTCCGTTCGCGGCTGATGGCTAA
- a CDS encoding SDR family oxidoreductase, producing MDRDALRALFDLTDRVAVVTGGTRGIGRAIAEGFAAAGANVVVASRKADACAETEAHLIALGGEALGVPTHLGDLDAVAALVGRTMDRFSRLDIVVNNAATPLTMPIGQLTPEAWQKSFDVNLRGPVFLVQDALPHLEASPCAAIVNVISAGAFLFSPNVSMYAAAKAALMSFTRAMAADFAPRGIRVNALAPGSVDTDMMRKTAPEAQASMAAASHQARAASTDEMVGPALFLASDAASFVTGQVLIADGGLVPH from the coding sequence ATGGACCGAGACGCACTGCGCGCGCTCTTCGACCTCACGGACCGGGTGGCGGTCGTCACCGGCGGGACCCGTGGCATTGGACGCGCGATCGCTGAGGGCTTCGCGGCCGCGGGCGCGAACGTCGTCGTCGCGAGCCGCAAGGCCGATGCTTGCGCCGAGACCGAGGCTCACCTCATTGCGCTCGGGGGTGAAGCCCTGGGTGTCCCGACCCATCTCGGCGATCTCGACGCGGTGGCAGCACTCGTGGGGCGGACCATGGACCGGTTCAGCCGACTCGACATCGTCGTCAACAACGCGGCGACACCCCTGACGATGCCGATCGGTCAGCTCACGCCGGAGGCTTGGCAGAAGTCGTTCGACGTCAACCTGCGCGGCCCGGTGTTCCTCGTGCAGGACGCGCTTCCGCACCTCGAAGCCAGCCCGTGCGCGGCAATCGTCAACGTGATCTCGGCGGGTGCGTTCTTGTTCTCGCCGAACGTCTCGATGTATGCCGCCGCAAAGGCAGCGTTGATGTCCTTCACGCGCGCGATGGCCGCCGACTTCGCGCCGCGAGGAATACGAGTGAACGCCCTCGCGCCGGGAAGCGTCGATACCGACATGATGCGCAAGACCGCGCCTGAGGCGCAGGCGAGCATGGCCGCGGCGAGTCACCAAGCGCGAGCCGCATCGACGGACGAGATGGTCGGCCCTGCGCTCTTCCTCGCTTCGGACGCAGCCAGCTTCGTGACCGGTCAGGTACTCATCGCCGACGGTGGGCTCGTGCCGCACTGA
- a CDS encoding sulfatase-like hydrolase/transferase: MTFDPIATATMPIAEHREPMFVHDDQNAGARQRLDDYVRMHDRRPNVLVILFDDVGWGDFGCYGGGIAVGAPTPNIDRLARDGLLLTSCYSEPSCSPSRASLMTGRLPMRHGLLRPPMYGEPGGLAGEVTLPQLLSAAGYATQAVGKWHMGENRDSQPQHVGFDDFYGFLSVSDMYSEWRDPNFFPEIVYSDERTRWIENQPFNRCFVHATKDGDTEDVEEVTIPVLSTLDDKWAGYSIDFIRQRSGNQQPWFLYHCTRGAHFDNYPLEKYLGSSPAKHPYKDTLVELDDIVGRLVGELRETGQLEHTLVFVSSDNGPNMETWPDAAYTPFRCAKGSTWEGGVRVPGVFAWPGMIEAGRASDGLFAFTDLFPTALALADADTAVPTDRFIDGVDQTSFLLTTDGRSNRKYQYYWLLNQFSAIRVGEYKLMLASISDDDTDVHSQGGFEGVSQRYPYGRLYNLYLDPKESRSYLVRKLAYIDSFTSGIRAHLATFGQYPPKNAFARR, from the coding sequence ATGACCTTCGATCCCATCGCCACCGCGACCATGCCGATAGCGGAACATCGAGAACCGATGTTCGTCCACGACGATCAGAACGCCGGGGCCCGCCAACGCCTCGACGACTACGTACGCATGCACGACCGTCGACCCAACGTGCTCGTGATCCTCTTCGACGACGTCGGCTGGGGCGACTTCGGTTGTTACGGCGGTGGAATCGCGGTCGGAGCGCCCACGCCGAACATCGATCGACTGGCGCGGGACGGACTGCTCCTCACGTCCTGCTACTCCGAGCCCTCCTGCAGCCCGTCACGCGCGTCGCTGATGACGGGGCGACTGCCGATGCGACACGGGTTGCTCCGCCCGCCGATGTACGGCGAACCGGGCGGACTCGCGGGTGAGGTGACGCTCCCGCAACTCCTCAGTGCGGCGGGATATGCGACGCAGGCCGTCGGCAAGTGGCACATGGGTGAGAACCGCGACTCCCAGCCTCAGCACGTTGGGTTCGACGACTTCTACGGCTTCCTGTCGGTCTCGGACATGTACAGCGAATGGCGCGACCCGAACTTCTTTCCCGAGATCGTCTACTCCGACGAGCGCACGCGCTGGATCGAGAACCAGCCGTTCAACCGCTGCTTCGTCCACGCGACAAAGGACGGCGATACCGAAGACGTCGAGGAAGTGACGATTCCGGTGCTCTCGACCCTCGACGACAAGTGGGCGGGGTACTCGATCGACTTCATCCGGCAGAGATCGGGCAACCAGCAACCGTGGTTCCTCTACCACTGCACCCGCGGTGCGCACTTCGACAACTACCCGCTCGAGAAGTACCTCGGATCATCACCTGCGAAGCACCCCTACAAGGACACCCTCGTCGAGCTCGACGACATCGTGGGCAGGCTCGTGGGTGAGCTCCGGGAGACGGGGCAGCTCGAGCACACGCTCGTGTTCGTGTCATCGGACAACGGTCCGAACATGGAGACCTGGCCCGACGCGGCCTACACACCGTTCCGGTGCGCCAAGGGATCAACCTGGGAAGGCGGCGTGCGGGTGCCCGGCGTGTTCGCATGGCCGGGGATGATCGAGGCCGGCCGTGCGTCGGACGGCTTGTTCGCATTCACCGATCTCTTCCCTACTGCGCTTGCGCTCGCCGACGCCGACACTGCGGTTCCCACCGACCGATTCATCGACGGCGTCGATCAGACATCGTTCCTGCTGACGACCGACGGCCGCTCGAACCGCAAGTATCAGTACTACTGGCTGCTCAACCAGTTCTCGGCGATCCGCGTGGGCGAGTACAAGCTGATGCTCGCGTCGATCTCCGACGACGACACCGACGTCCACAGCCAGGGCGGATTCGAAGGCGTGTCTCAGCGGTATCCGTACGGCCGTCTCTACAACCTCTATCTCGATCCGAAAGAGTCGCGCAGCTACCTGGTTCGCAAGCTCGCCTATATCGACTCATTCACCAGCGGGATCAGAGCGCACCTCGCGACGTTCGGTCAGTATCCGCCGAAGAACGCGTTTGCACGGCGCTGA